A genome region from Sphingobacteriaceae bacterium GW460-11-11-14-LB5 includes the following:
- a CDS encoding twin-arginine translocation pathway signal, with translation MNRRNFLRNTGFVAAGSLFVPAFMKPLEAMALDELSLYKNLVVVQLSGGNDGLNTVIPFGNDIYYQKRKSIAIKPEEVIKLNDMQGLNPNMAALQEIYDQGWMTIINDVGYPNPDRSHFRSMDIWQTGSDSNQFLSTGWIGRYLDSNCQTCKFPYTAIEVDDSLSLAMKGQTKKGIALKDPAALFRNTNDPFFKAMLQNDKEHLDEDNLGYLYKTMIETSSSANYIQNTSKIYQSKSTYPTSGFANQLKTVSKFISSGLKTRVYYVSLSGFDTHVNQIGQQGNLLKQYSEGMAAFLKDLKSNNKLEDTLVITFSEFGRRVEQNASNGTDHGTANNMFVFGGKLKKQGIFNAAPNLSDLDTGDLKYQLDFRQVYGTILDKWLDVNNADILNKKFNTLDFI, from the coding sequence ATGAACAGAAGAAACTTTTTAAGAAATACAGGATTTGTTGCAGCAGGTTCGCTATTCGTTCCGGCTTTTATGAAACCACTGGAGGCCATGGCGCTTGATGAACTGAGTCTTTATAAAAACCTGGTTGTGGTACAGCTTTCTGGCGGAAATGATGGTTTAAATACCGTTATTCCCTTTGGAAACGATATTTATTATCAAAAAAGAAAAAGTATTGCCATTAAACCTGAAGAGGTGATTAAACTGAACGATATGCAAGGGCTAAATCCGAACATGGCCGCCCTGCAAGAAATTTATGATCAAGGTTGGATGACCATTATCAATGATGTTGGCTACCCCAATCCCGACCGTTCACATTTCCGTTCGATGGATATCTGGCAAACAGGGAGCGATAGCAATCAGTTTCTATCAACCGGATGGATTGGCCGCTATTTAGATAGCAATTGCCAGACCTGCAAATTTCCCTATACGGCGATAGAAGTGGATGACTCACTTTCTCTGGCCATGAAAGGGCAAACCAAAAAAGGAATTGCCTTAAAAGATCCTGCGGCTTTGTTCCGTAATACAAACGATCCGTTTTTTAAAGCGATGTTGCAGAATGATAAGGAACATTTGGATGAAGATAATTTAGGTTATTTATACAAAACCATGATCGAAACGTCATCTTCTGCCAATTATATCCAGAATACATCTAAAATTTACCAGTCTAAATCCACTTACCCTACTTCAGGCTTTGCAAACCAGTTGAAAACCGTTTCTAAATTTATTTCTTCGGGATTAAAAACCAGGGTTTATTATGTGTCGTTAAGTGGTTTCGATACACACGTGAATCAGATTGGTCAGCAAGGCAATTTGCTTAAACAATACAGTGAGGGTATGGCTGCTTTTTTAAAAGATTTAAAATCAAACAATAAACTGGAAGATACCTTGGTGATTACTTTCTCTGAATTTGGCCGTAGGGTAGAGCAAAATGCCAGTAATGGTACCGATCATGGAACGGCAAATAACATGTTTGTTTTTGGTGGAAAATTAAAGAAACAAGGGATTTTTAATGCTGCGCCTAATCTAAGCGATCTGGATACAGGCGATTTAAAATACCAGCTGGATTTCAGGCAGGTTTATGGTACCATCTTAGATAAATGGCTGGATGTAAACAATGCTGATATCCTGAACAAAAAATTTAATACACTCGATTTTATATAG
- a CDS encoding energy transducer TonB, which produces MKNLFTFCLLFCCSLAMGQVQFKSGKSGFTNFLRENTIYPQFSKDNCIQGTVSVSFKLDVQGKVYFSRISKGILSELDEEALRLVRLSSGKWQVPAGYDTTVSIVAPVNFKLSGYNCEGKSSEDIQEAIRTYLAEEGLTNSVINFYKNIDQAKPGQEAQIIAIKNQLGIDDEYLDDRVKMGLKKIKQGDKQGACEDFLFVKYMGSKMADDYLAKYCK; this is translated from the coding sequence ATGAAAAATCTGTTCACCTTTTGTTTGCTTTTCTGCTGTTCACTGGCCATGGGCCAGGTTCAGTTTAAATCGGGTAAAAGTGGTTTTACAAACTTTTTAAGAGAGAATACGATTTATCCCCAGTTTTCGAAAGATAATTGTATCCAGGGAACAGTAAGTGTGAGTTTTAAGCTCGATGTCCAGGGTAAGGTTTACTTTTCGAGAATTAGTAAAGGAATTTTGTCTGAGCTGGATGAAGAAGCCCTGCGGTTGGTGCGTTTAAGCAGCGGTAAATGGCAGGTTCCGGCTGGTTACGATACCACAGTTTCGATTGTAGCTCCGGTTAATTTTAAACTTTCGGGCTACAATTGCGAAGGAAAATCGAGTGAAGATATTCAAGAAGCCATCCGTACCTATCTGGCTGAAGAAGGTTTGACCAATTCTGTCATTAATTTTTATAAAAATATCGATCAGGCAAAACCCGGGCAAGAGGCTCAAATTATTGCCATTAAAAACCAGCTGGGCATTGATGATGAATATCTGGACGACCGGGTAAAAATGGGCCTGAAAAAAATAAAACAGGGCGATAAACAAGGAGCCTGCGAGGATTTCTTATTTGTTAAATATATGGGGAGTAAAATGGCTGATGATTATTTAGCAAAGTATTGTAAGTAA
- a CDS encoding diacylglycerol kinase, translating to MKLLFIINPGSGSHDINLKEVISTHFDAKNTEIDLFELPEDCSLEKIKARIKSAKADRVVAVGGDGTLKLVAECLLHTETPIGIIPAGSANGMAKELGIPTDIELALAILDKGRLQKIHVVKLNDEICIHLSDLGFNAYLVKKFDSLPQRGMWGYAKATWHALWNHSRMEVQLKLKDETVTSKAAMVAIANATMYGSGLKINPDGKLDDNLFEVVLVKDYSYLEILKIWITKLPFNPKKIEVFQTAEVKISSKHKAHFQVDGEYIGRVNTVEAKILPAAITVVLPEVSDPIATG from the coding sequence ATGAAATTATTATTCATCATCAACCCAGGCTCAGGCAGTCATGACATTAACTTGAAGGAAGTAATTTCTACCCATTTCGATGCAAAAAATACGGAGATCGATCTTTTTGAATTACCAGAAGACTGCTCTTTAGAAAAGATAAAGGCGCGGATTAAAAGTGCAAAAGCAGATCGTGTAGTGGCCGTTGGTGGCGACGGGACCTTAAAACTGGTGGCCGAATGTTTACTGCACACCGAAACCCCTATTGGCATTATCCCTGCCGGCTCGGCCAATGGGATGGCGAAAGAATTAGGCATACCAACTGATATTGAACTGGCTTTAGCCATTTTGGATAAAGGCCGTTTACAAAAAATCCATGTGGTTAAACTTAACGATGAAATCTGTATCCATTTATCCGATTTAGGTTTTAATGCTTACCTGGTAAAGAAATTTGATAGCCTGCCTCAACGCGGGATGTGGGGCTATGCAAAAGCCACCTGGCATGCCCTTTGGAACCATAGCAGAATGGAAGTACAATTGAAGCTTAAAGATGAAACCGTTACTTCTAAAGCAGCCATGGTGGCCATAGCCAATGCAACCATGTATGGTTCTGGCTTAAAAATAAACCCTGATGGAAAGTTAGACGATAATCTCTTTGAAGTGGTTTTGGTAAAAGATTACTCTTACCTCGAGATATTAAAAATATGGATCACCAAACTGCCTTTCAATCCTAAAAAAATAGAGGTTTTTCAAACTGCTGAAGTCAAAATTTCTTCGAAACACAAAGCACACTTCCAGGTTGATGGAGAATACATTGGCAGGGTGAATACGGTTGAAGCAAAAATTCTTCCTGCTGCCATAACCGTGGTTTTACCTGAGGTATCAGACCCGATAGCCACCGGGTGA
- a CDS encoding leucyl/phenylalanyl-tRNA--protein transferase, with amino-acid sequence MFFQLPDDHPGFPDPALAEEDGLLAIGGDLSTERLLMAYSNGIFPWFSEGEPILWYSPHERCVIYPDQIRISKSMRKILKQEIFKITFNQAFAEVIRNCATTERKGQDGTWITNEMQAAYINLHQQGYAHSVEVWQADQLVGGLYGLKVNRVFCGESMFSHVSNASKAALIFLSKMNIDLIDCQLPNDHLMSLGAEMMDRETFMGILRKD; translated from the coding sequence ATGTTTTTTCAGTTACCAGATGATCACCCGGGCTTTCCTGATCCGGCCTTGGCAGAAGAGGACGGTTTATTGGCTATTGGCGGTGATTTAAGTACGGAGCGGTTGTTAATGGCCTATTCGAATGGAATATTTCCATGGTTTAGTGAAGGTGAGCCCATCCTTTGGTATTCGCCACACGAGCGATGTGTAATTTATCCTGATCAGATCAGGATCAGTAAAAGCATGCGTAAAATTTTAAAGCAGGAAATTTTCAAGATTACTTTTAACCAGGCTTTTGCCGAAGTGATCCGCAATTGTGCAACTACTGAAAGGAAAGGGCAGGATGGCACCTGGATTACCAACGAAATGCAAGCGGCTTACATTAATCTCCATCAGCAAGGTTATGCGCACAGTGTAGAGGTTTGGCAAGCTGATCAACTGGTTGGCGGGCTCTATGGTTTAAAAGTAAACCGCGTTTTTTGTGGCGAAAGTATGTTTAGCCATGTAAGTAATGCTTCTAAAGCCGCATTGATTTTTTTAAGCAAAATGAATATCGATTTAATTGATTGCCAGTTACCGAACGATCATTTAATGAGCTTAGGCGCCGAAATGATGGACAGGGAAACATTTATGGGTATTTTGAGAAAAGACTAA